CGCGGTCGAGGAGGCGACCGCCTCGTCTATGTCGGACCGCGCGGCGGCCAGTTTCTCGCCAAGCTCGTTGATCGCCTGGGGCAGGGGGGAGAGCGCCGCGTACCGCTCCGGCGGGACCCGGGCCGCCACGGTGCCGTGGCCGATCACCCGGGCCTCTCCGGCCAGCGCCGCCAGGGACCGCAGGATGCTCCCGTCGACGATCCGCCACAGGGCGAACACGGCTGCCAGCGCGATGGCGGCCCCGCCGACGGCCTGGGTCACCAGCGGGTTGCCGGCCCCGTCGGCGTTGGCCATCGCCGACGGCAGCAGGATCATCAGGACGGCGGCGACCGCACCGACCGACGCGAACAGGAGGGCCATTCTGCGGCGTCCGTCCATGGATTGCAGGCTCCCGTGCGAACGGTCAGGCGGCGGCGAGGTGCTTGCGCACCGTTTCGACCAGGTCGCGGGTGGAGAAGGGCTTGGTGATGTAGTCCGTCGCCCCGAGCGCCATGCCCTTCTGCCGTTCGACGTCGCGGCTCTTGGCGGTCAGCATGATCACCGGCAGCCGCTGCCAGGCGGGGTTGGCCCGTATGGTCTGGCAGACGTCGAAGCCGTCGCGCTTGGGCATCATGGCGTCGAGAAGGATCAGGTCCGGGACCGCCTGCTCGACCGCCTGGATGACCTCCTCGCCGTTCCTGGCGAGACGGACTTCGTAGCCCGCCTTCTGGAGCAGGAACTGGAGCGAGAGCAGGATGCTCGGCTCGTCGTCGGCGATCAGGATGGATTGGCTCATGAACGGCGTTTCCTCCGGCGCCCAACCCCGCGGCCGGGGCTGTTTCTTATTAGTTATGGTCAACACCAGTGGCGCCCAATGTACCCAGAGGGCTTCTACCCGATCAACAGCGACTATAAGAAAATTGTGATTTAGCGGACGCGAATGACATTACCGCGAAGATTTGCCGCACTGCGGAGTTCATCGGAGGCATCGGCCGCCTCCTTCTCCGTGCCGTAGCGGCCG
This Skermanella mucosa DNA region includes the following protein-coding sequences:
- a CDS encoding response regulator transcription factor, which translates into the protein MSQSILIADDEPSILLSLQFLLQKAGYEVRLARNGEEVIQAVEQAVPDLILLDAMMPKRDGFDVCQTIRANPAWQRLPVIMLTAKSRDVERQKGMALGATDYITKPFSTRDLVETVRKHLAAA